ATGGGGGGCTGGTGGAGATCGTCGAGCTCGCCGACCACCCCTGGTTCGTCGCCGTGCAGTTCCACCCCGAGTTCAAGAGCAAGCCGACCGCCGCCCACCCGCTGTTCGCCGGGCTCGTCGCCGCCGCGGTCGAGCGCCATGCCGGCAGCGCCTGGGTGGCCGAGTCCTGATCATGCGTCATCACGGGTGATCACCCGAGCCCTGCCTTGCCCAACCTCGAGCATGGAGACCACCGTGGACCCTGATGCCACCGACCGCGGCGCACCGCCGGCGAGCTTCGAGTTCCTCGTCCACTCGTTGTTCACACAGGCGCTGATGGCGCTGGGCAGGATCCCCAATCCGATCACCAGGCAGGCGATGAAGAACCTCGGCGCGGCCCGCCACTTCATCGACATGCTCGCCGTGCTCGAGGAGAAGACCACCGGCAACCTCACCCCCGACGAGCGCCGGCTGCTCGACGAGGTCCAGCACCAGCTGCGGATGCAGTTCATGATCGAAGAGGAGAGCCGTGGCGCGGCTCCCGCGACCGACGACTCCGGGAGCACCGACCCATGACGCACACCCTGCCCCGCCTCCCGAGCGCCGCCGTCGCCGCCCTCGTCACCCTCTCCCTCGCCGGCCCGTCGCCGGCCGCCGAAGCCCGCCTCCCCGTCCGCCGGGCGACGATGACCTTCGTGGCGATCCCCGAAAACGAACCGAAACCCGACGGGTTCCGGATCCTCGCCGACGGCGAGCCGGTGGCCGAATACCACAGCGGAGGCCGTGCCAAACCGGTCCTGTTCCCGCTCGTCGGCCCCCACGGCGAGCGCCTTTCCCGCGCCTGGCCGCTCGAGGAGGGTGTCGCCGGCGAGGCCCACGACCATCCGCACCACGAATCCCTTTGGTTCACGCATGGCGCCGTCAACGGCATCGACTTCTGGGGCAAGGCAAAGGGTCCCTGGCCGCCGCCGGCCGGCGCCGACCCGATTCCCCGCATCGTGGCGCGTGAGCTCGGGGCCAGCAGCGGTGGCGATCAGCCGGTCACCGTCAGTTCGGTCAACGACTGGTTTGGTCCCGACGGGGCCGCGGTCTGCTCCGACGAGCGGAGCTACGTGTTCGCCGCCGACGAGACGTCGCGGTCGATCGAGATCACGGTCACGCTCCGCGCCGACCACGGTTCGGTGACGCTCGGCGACACCAAGGAGGGCACGATGGCGATCCGCGTCGCCACGGAGCTGCAACCGAAGGACGCCAATGGCTCGCAGGGGGCGGCGGGGAGGATTGTCAACTCCGAGGGGCAGGAGAACGCCGCCGCCTGGGGAAAGCGCGCCCGGTGGGTCGACTACTCGGGGACGATCGACGGCCGCGTCGTCGGGATCGCGATGTTCGACCACCCCACGAACCTGCGCCATCCCACCTGGTGGCACGCGCGCGACTACGGCCTGTTCGCCGCCAACCCGTTCGGCGCCCACGATTTCAGCGGCGCCGAGAAGGGGAGCGGCGACCACACGATCCCCGCCGGGAAGTCCCTCACGTTCCGCTATCTGGTCATCCTCCACGACGGTGACGCCACGACGGCTGCCGTCGATGCCCGCTACCGCCGCTGGATCGGAGCCGAGTGATGCCCGCCCGAATCCTCGACGGCAAG
The Planctomycetota bacterium genome window above contains:
- a CDS encoding DUF1844 domain-containing protein, producing MPAAPGWPSPDHASSRVITRALPCPTSSMETTVDPDATDRGAPPASFEFLVHSLFTQALMALGRIPNPITRQAMKNLGAARHFIDMLAVLEEKTTGNLTPDERRLLDEVQHQLRMQFMIEEESRGAAPATDDSGSTDP